The following is a genomic window from Solanum lycopersicum chromosome 6, SLM_r2.1.
TTGAAATCCcaactttaaaacaaaaaaagaacaacTTCTTTTGCCTGAGCTCGATTAGAAAACCCTAGACCCATATTTTTGTGCGATTCAAACTACATGATCCATCAATAAACAAGTAGATTAAAAAGGCGATACttacaaagagagagagagaatgtaGCGATCGTAGcaaagagaaagtgaaattgATTATCAGAAACGACACCTCTGTATATGTGTCAACGGAATTGAAAGGGTGAAGTCTCTGCGCGTCTTCCGCCACCGAGAAACTGAAATTGCCCCCGAATTCCTCAAAATGGgttctctctcacacacactcCATTACGATGTCCGTTTAAACACCTTTGTCTGTATCAATAATTacgaaaataataaattcagtGAAATTACGAAGAATATATATAACTATCTCttctaaattaaagttcattttcaaaaaacaaaccaaaataataataataagatagcGAATAGCAAAAATGATCAGAGCATATATGCAAGGATATTTACATCTATAGAATTGGATATTATTTAGTAGCTAATTAgagttaaaaaatattacttaacgAATTAGAaagttttcttcatttttaattttatcagcGTACATAAATTTTCTTAATCCTAAATGagaaatcttttttctttggtTACGTTATTTGTTTgggttttatttttcttgttgcaTGATAGACATATGCAGAAATTTATATGTCattttaaataaagtaaaaatgcaTTATTAGGATTAATAATATAACTATTCTTAAACAACGATTTATATGATCCaattaaaaatgacaaaaatttgCTTACATGGAACATATAAATTGACATTTTAAAGTTcgtattttaaataaaacaatattcCTTTTATAATCTttcattaaataaatcaaacataaaaattgacatgttcctcaatttcttctttttatattcaaaacGTATTTTGATCATTTCTAAGCGCATAACTAAAttgattatttctatattatttataatataaactGTAGCTTGCGTGTATTAGACATATACACTATAATGAATgagtttttataatataaataaaatttgactcGTTATAAAAGGTTGTTTGCtttatttttcaagttattaAATTTAGCAATTATATAGTAATCAGTGGCGAAGCTACGTTATAGTCAGGTTGTTCATTTCAAATCCCTTTTGACgaaaaattaatcatttacatggttaaaacaattttttagatTTCTATAGTATCCATAtgtctattttttcaaaatttaaatcccTTATTAAAAATTCTGACTCGACTGCCGTAATAATCTGTTACACTTGCAAAGTCAAACATTATGTGATAGTATATATATACCTATTTGACAAAGAATCCGATGAGCTTCACTGATGCCTTTTAGTGATGTATTCCCAAACCCATATGTCAGACCTCCTCTCTATCCAATCATTTTTTCATAGgccatttcttttttcaatttttcagttTCTTCTGAACTCGATACATTAAGTTTTCTTTACTTGTGGAGTTCGGAAAAGGATTTGACTATAAAAGTCTATTATACATAGACTTATCATGCATTTCTACAGTATTATTTCGACGTATAATAATGGaaaatcaacttttttttaagaatactCCATTATAATAAGTACATTCAACTGAACTGAAGAATCCAAGAAATTCATGTTATcacaaataaagaagaaaagttGTTCATTCATTGAGTAGCTATTCCACAAGTCTGTATAACAACACATTTGAAATACAATATCTTTGAGAAAACTATGTTGGTACAATATCAGTTCTATCCCTAATTGTTCCTGATTTGGGCAACTAGCTCCAACTTTGACATATTACACTACGAGATACACAAAACATCCTGCATTTTATCTGGAATCCATTTAATCGTCTACATAGTCGGATAAAAGTTAAGTGTTGCTAGGGCTCTCCAAACGTCAGTGGTAGATTCATGACATAATTTCACAATTTAGTATCTCCCATGAGTGGGATTATACAGGGTATGTTGTTGTCCATACATTTGACAGGAAGGGTTTGTGTGGCGTCCAGATGAACTCATATCAGCATATAACTTTGTGATTATACACGAAGCAGACATCTTGACATGATGAAACTTAAAGACGTAAAGATAGATCACCATCACAATTATGTAGATATGAAAGTGATATTCTAACCGTTGAGTCAAGTACTTCATCATATAAGAGAAAAGCAGTGCACCCAGTGTTCCCCTAAAGACGTAAATCAATCTTCTCAGACCACTTAAAGATGTCCGAGTGAACTTGATCACCTCCCAAGTCTTTGCCCGTTGCACCAGCTGCAACTCTCATGATATCTTCAATCAAAGCGAAATTTCCCATTATATCAACATGATTTCCACTCTGTGTACCACGACCCTCAAGAAGGTTTGCGGGAGGAGCATGATCATACTCCCTTGTATAAGTTTTGATTCCTGATGGATTAAATCTAGTTTTTCCGCGCCATCCTTTTGCACACATGAAGCCTGCACTTAAAATAGGCACCGTCTCATCGCCATCAACAGTCAAAACACCATTCTTCATACAACACTCATTCCCTTCATCAGCTGAAGTTTCAATCTGGAATGGAATATGACATTGTGCTATTGGTGTTTGCCCGTAAACATATGCTCTTTCAGTTGGAATGCCAACTCCATACATCGAATAAAGCTCCATTTCAGGAGCATTTGGTAGCCTGTAGTGTTAACAAGGTAAAGATAAAATGAACTCGAGGTCATTTTCTACTCGTAGACTATATCCTTTGTACAAAGACAACAAGTACGGAGACAGAGTTCAAATGAAAAGTACTCACTTTGTTTCCAACGGATTTGACCAGTATTTGTAGTGTGAATACATTGGATCATCCAAATCTTCAGCTATCCCATATGAAAAATGAGCGCCTCCACGAGCCATCATCTTTGGGGCAACAAAGTGGAGTAGATCCAATATATCTCCAGCTGTATAAACCTTGTATTCTTCCACAGCTTTTATACCAGCAACGCCCATGTCATAGTACTCCGTCCACACATCACATGTGTTATTTGCTTTGTTCGTGCCCTTCACTGCACCCTGCATGTAAACAAACACAGCTACTAAGAgacaacaagaagaaagtgGGGAAGAGATAATTTCCTACTGTACTACTGAGTTAATGttcatcatatttttgtttCGATTGAATTGTTGTAGTTATTCTTTGTTGCTTTATAAGTATCAAAATGTTAGATGACAGGTCTACCAAAGCTATGCCTCACAAAGGTCTTTCTCaagcacaaaaatatatgtttgtGAGCCTTATTTAACATGTTGAAACGAATAGAAGAAAGCATAGAAATATGTAGAGAACGATAAATAAGGAGCATTGGTTTCTGGTTAACATTACTCTGAAGTCAATCCTAGTAATATCTGATGAAGGTTTCTGTGCTGCAACCTTTCCAAATGATATCATCCTTCCATAATTAACATGTTTTCCTTTAGATTCTACAGTTTGATTGTCCTGATGGCTTGACGTATGACTAGTTTTGTCCCTTAGTTTTCTTTTGCGAGGAGAATAGCCTTCTTCTGGAGACCAGTCAAGACCACCCCAAATCGTCTCTCCTCCTTTTGGTAACATAGACATGGTTGAATCCCAAGTCCGAAGCATCCTCATTAAATGTGGTAGTGTTTGAATACGAAATAAATCCTTGTCCATAACAACTGATGCTTTACTCCTGAAATTTAAGTAAACTAGTGATGATCAAGAAGACTACCAATGAAGAAGGAACAGACTACACGCGGAAGCATTCAAGGACTTGTATTTTGTACATAACATCTAGTGTTGAAAGATAAAAAGGCTATGAAATAGCATCTCTTAGAAGATCAATGATTCGTAGTGCAAAGTTGAGGGAAAAGGAAATAAGGATGTAAACCACATGTGTAACGGCAATTACTACTCACACGTCAAAGCACCAACACATACTCAAATCTAGCTCAAGAAACAGATATGGAAAGAATTTCTCACGGCCTTAATTACCAAGCTCGGTGTTATCTCCTGTATTCAGATTAGCAAACCTTTAAAAACCCAACACTCGGAACTAGAGGAGCATTTTAGGATTAATTTTGAGGTATTGCTTCTCAGTCAAGTGCAGAAGCCAAGAAATGATTTAGCTCTATACCAGATGTACTATTTCTTCAGTTGGTTGTCAAGGAGAAAACATCCACATGAACCAATTTTACCTTGCAATAGCGACATCTCGAGCTTCAGCTGAGAAAAGTGCAGCTAATGCTTTAGGAACACCTAGAAACGGCGCACCAATATTCATCACTGCTTTAATATGTTTGGCACACCAATCAggaccaccaccaccacccatCGGAGCTGGTGCCTCGACCCACTTCATGAAATACAAAAAGTAAATAGCTCCCATAGAATGTGGAACAATTACTGCCTTATTGCCTCCATTAGTTGCAACCATCAGTTCTATATTGCTTTTTATCTGGCTTAGTGTCTGGTCGCGCACCTGATGAAATGATTTCACCATTGACACATTACAACGACTTTTTAAGTGGATTAAGGAAACAACAATGCTCAAGCATACAGAAAGTTAAATCTATACCTCAGTATTCTGAATGGATAGTCTCCAGTCATATGCAGCCATATACATCGTTTTCTCCTCATATCCTATTCGCGCCAAATTAGCAATCAAAACTGCCCACACAAAATATCCTGGTGCAAAGTAATCTGCTGCAACAAGTCCAGCAACTGGCCTAACCCGTATTCCCGGAGGATCCAACCCAGATTCATTGTCCAATGACATGTGTTCCGCCCAACAAAACGGTCTGGTTACCATCACACAAACAgataatcattaaaataaaccttttttcctttttgcaaTTGTAGCTATTCAGTAGCACCATAActcatatcatctatatatatttaaaaattttatcaaatataagtttatttattttgagataGTACCCATATCCTAGATCTCATCTCATACTATTAATACCAATGAAGTTTATTCCCCTGCATCGATCTATAAAAACATACCAGGTTCATCTGAACTCAATACTTTTAACACAGAGCATaagtttattttcattaaaattccGAAAAACATGAAGTTTGAACTCATAATCTTTTATGAAATTTGATCATAACAACTTTATAGATTGAACCTAACAATTTCAAATTCTGGATTCGTCTCTGACCTTTTATACACTTCGCCAAAAGTACCACCCCATAACCGCTTTCGAAACAATCCTTCAGCACACTGATGTCCCTCCCATAGCTCAAGGCCACAAGTAACAATCCCAGGTACAAAAACTACTGGATGTTTAACCTTTAGCCCTTCATTTCGTAGCTTTACGCCAGGAGGATCAGCTACTGGCCCATTAATCTTCTCTGTTACGTACTGTGGAAACGAAGCTGGCATAGCattgtacaaaaataataaaatccacCATACAGTACAAATGTATCCTACAAACCAACAACAACTATCGATACATGACCATTTCTGCTTCGTTGCAATCTTCCTCTTACTTTTCTTATCATCTTCCTCGTCAAGTAGTTCCAGGGGAGGAATTTCATTTTGATGAGGTgcatttcttcttctaattaaCTCCATAAtcaaaacaaatttttaatagtattattttttgtttgggaTTGATACAAGTATGTTATGTGTAATAGCTCTTCCTATTATAGTGGATCAAGATTTTAGATTAGTGGAGGGAAAAATAACACTTGTgcttaattaaatttttgttaattttgaatTGAACCTAACCAAAACATTATGGTGTTTCATCAAGTTTTTTTGTATTTACAGGTTAATCAGTCCTTGACTATGACCTAATTTATTTCGTAATGCATGAGTTTAAACAACTTTTATTTTGTACGATATAAGTTTTGTAGTATCTAATTTTGTTACTGCCTCTTGAGGCACGGACTTATGCCTCTATTGATATAAGTTTCATACGAACCAAGTTATGTCTTAGTGATGAGATATAATTTGTTGGTTATGAACTGCTTATGACATAAGCCTAGAACTAATTTTATGCCTCTATCGATAAAAGTTCTGTAGGAACTAATTCATGTCTTATAAGGCATAACTTATGTATATACGCTGCACTTGTGCCTTTTTTCAAGGTTAGGAATATTTTGGGCTAAGCTTTTTGTTACTTAAAAGCGCgaaaggcaaaaattaaaaaggacaattttcacatatagcaaataaaaaatttatatttgtacgctatagcaaagtttgtataattgcgctccatagcaaacatagaaaatgtataattcgctatacatatacaattgtataattcgatggcctaaattgtataattcactgacttatttcgctgcaattgtataatttgctttgcatacagttgaatcgaattaaaatgtacgtatattgcataattataagtgtatagcaagaagatatatgtttttctcgctttatataaaaacagaaacacaatatatacacttctgttgtataaagctagagaaaattgtatttcactgcaattgtataattcacaattgtataattcgttggcctttttctttgcaatatttgaagtaaaatgtttgtaaattgtataattaagtgtataacacgaagagatacatttttgcatgtgtatatacaattttctctcgctttatacaaaacagtaacagaattatacacttctgtgtataaagcgagagaggcgagcgagatttttgggagagagacactggcaaattttagctaatgttgctatggagcacaattaaatcaaaccctagctattccatttaatttaggttattagtttgctattatatacaattttcccaattAAAAATCACTCTAAAATAGACGTATTCATACGAATGACCAGAGTTTCATTGAAAATGTTTTAGGGCCAAATATTTTGATCCATTGCTTCGGCCCACCATACCATGATGGGCCTTAGTAGTTGGGCTAAAGGAGATCTCGGTTGTACAGATCAGGAGAAATGCCAAGTTTTTACCGAATAATTAGGATATTTATTGATTCGATCatcaatttaatcaaaattgaataaatcGTTGAATATTACTAAGAAACAAAGTGAAAACGAAATGAACTATACACATAATTAGTTGAGAGATTTCATCTTGCTCAAAAGCAAACACTGGTACATTGTAGAATAATCGATAGTTAAAGACAATCTGaaataaaagtatgaaattaaACTCTAAGTAAGGACCTTATATATCgaatagtataaatataatttattaatttactatCAAGTTATCGGTTAACCCGTCAAGAAAAAACCCATACCGTCAAAAAATCGATAACCCAGTaattaataataagtaaaaatgatTACCGAAATCGCTAAATCAATAGCCCAttacaataaatcaaataactttttttcaattcaattttaaacCGCCTTATCTATCAAATTCTATTCAAAACTCCAACACTACAACTAAAACCCAATGAATTgacaacttgaaaaaaaaaagtttccaAACTATTAGATGACAAACActctatttttataaaaacgCATGTAATTTCGCAACacacatataaaattatatatagtcGAATCAAATCATTAAGAAATTCATTACTAACAAAATATAAGCACAAAAAACAcatttataaaagattttgtTAGTTGAGAACTATTAGTTATAAATGCACGATGATTAATAAGTATTTATTCATTCTTAATTagagattttgagtttgaaatttttttttagacaTAAAGTTGTATTTGTTATAAAGCGTTTTACCtcaaatataaatttcttaatgcaaattcaaataaatcagattctaaaataaatattaaatatcgaCCGAGAAATAGAAGAACCGAATATTTTCAACATGTTGTGGGCAAAAGTAAAGCATTTTAGAATTAAGTAGTGATAGGGGCCAACTCTTGGCAGAACTCTACTTTAGGAGACAAAAGTATACTCATGTCACACAACGAAAATTCCATTTTCCTCTTCCATACCCATGCTATGCAATCATATATTAAGGAAccatacaaatattaaattaatataactttTCATATTTGTTTAAGAGGTAAAatattcatgtatagattaaaaaaacattttatttgtaatttataaatttacataaCTACAAcgtatatataaattatgagaAATTTATGTGTTACATTGTGCATAGGATGAGatgaaataactaataatacttagtataattttttttaaattttattattagcGCAATTTAGTCGATAACGTAGCTATAATAAGTTGTTACATTTTTCAAGTTAAAATACCAGACTTTATTATGAAGAGTTACGTATTCTTCAacgataatattaaaatttatataagtaGATTAAACAAGAGAATAACAAATTTGAACACAATGATCTAAAAACGATTTATGAATCTCTCAAAACAACTTTACTCCTCTCTTATGTTAAGGAAGAATTCAACCATTCATATAAAGTCCAATTTACTCACTAACTTTGCGAAGTTGTTCAAATTTGTCATTGTTAATAGTTAAAGTCAAATATTACTCtgttatgataaaattaatctcgatataccttttttttattatcattaatcttttttattttttctatattatttctGAAGTTTATATAAGAAATCCAGTTAAATTCAAATCATGCACTGCATGACCCATATAAAATAATCTCtccaataaaattttctttatatttaaaactcaaattcaaaaCCTCCGAACctttaaattatacaaatatttcaaatttggcCCTAATTAATGTATATTGAGTGGTGTATGAGGTGGTCCCTCAATATGCAGAAGACTTTCCTATTCTTTGTTGTTTTTCAAGTTCTGATCATCC
Proteins encoded in this region:
- the LOC101263223 gene encoding phospholipid:diacylglycerol acyltransferase 1-like, with protein sequence MELIRRRNAPHQNEIPPLELLDEEDDKKSKRKIATKQKWSCIDSCCWFVGYICTVWWILLFLYNAMPASFPQYVTEKINGPVADPPGVKLRNEGLKVKHPVVFVPGIVTCGLELWEGHQCAEGLFRKRLWGGTFGEVYKRPFCWAEHMSLDNESGLDPPGIRVRPVAGLVAADYFAPGYFVWAVLIANLARIGYEEKTMYMAAYDWRLSIQNTEVRDQTLSQIKSNIELMVATNGGNKAVIVPHSMGAIYFLYFMKWVEAPAPMGGGGGPDWCAKHIKAVMNIGAPFLGVPKALAALFSAEARDVAIARSKASVVMDKDLFRIQTLPHLMRMLRTWDSTMSMLPKGGETIWGGLDWSPEEGYSPRKRKLRDKTSHTSSHQDNQTVESKGKHVNYGRMISFGKVAAQKPSSDITRIDFRGAVKGTNKANNTCDVWTEYYDMGVAGIKAVEEYKVYTAGDILDLLHFVAPKMMARGGAHFSYGIAEDLDDPMYSHYKYWSNPLETKLPNAPEMELYSMYGVGIPTERAYVYGQTPIAQCHIPFQIETSADEGNECCMKNGVLTVDGDETVPILSAGFMCAKGWRGKTRFNPSGIKTYTREYDHAPPANLLEGRGTQSGNHVDIMGNFALIEDIMRVAAGATGKDLGGDQVHSDIFKWSEKIDLRL